One part of the Microcoleus sp. FACHB-672 genome encodes these proteins:
- a CDS encoding M16 family metallopeptidase: MLFVMVFRLPATAQAAKHYTELQFPPLPEIQVPDYTRYELNNGMTVFLMEDRELPLVSGTALFRTGDRFEPAEKVGLAEVMGQVMRIGGTTQHTPDELNRLLEQRAASVETGVDSSTASASFSALSEDLNEVFGLFAEVIRQPVFAPDKLDLAKKQRQGGIARRNDDPDEIAGREFQKLIYGQTSPYARTSEYATINKITRDDLVQFHRQYFHPNNMILGIVGDFDTKQMQALVEKQFGNWPANPQLQVPALPPVSQANKGGVFLVDQPQLTQSYVQMGHLGGQLNSPDYAALSVLNDVLNGFGGRLFNQIRSRQGLAYTVYGFWSPRYDYPGVFVAAGQTRSDATVPFIKAIMGELERIRTEPVTPAELAYAKESTLNSFIFNFADPVQTLSRLMRYEYYGYPEDFIFQYRRAVEATTIADVQRVAQTYLKPENLVTLVVGNAEAIQPSLTSLGNGTKVTGIDITIPEPQS; this comes from the coding sequence ATGCTGTTCGTGATGGTGTTTCGCTTGCCGGCAACGGCGCAGGCAGCCAAACATTACACAGAATTGCAGTTTCCGCCACTGCCAGAAATTCAGGTGCCAGATTATACGCGCTACGAGCTGAACAATGGCATGACTGTATTCTTAATGGAGGATCGCGAACTACCTCTAGTCAGCGGTACAGCGCTATTTCGCACCGGCGATCGCTTTGAGCCGGCAGAAAAAGTTGGTCTGGCGGAAGTGATGGGCCAAGTAATGCGGATCGGCGGCACGACACAGCATACACCCGATGAGCTAAACCGGCTGTTAGAGCAACGGGCGGCTTCTGTGGAAACTGGAGTAGATAGCAGTACAGCCAGTGCCAGCTTTAGCGCCTTAAGTGAAGATTTGAATGAAGTGTTTGGGCTATTCGCGGAGGTGATCCGCCAGCCGGTGTTCGCCCCCGACAAGTTGGATTTGGCGAAAAAACAACGCCAGGGCGGAATTGCAAGGCGCAACGACGATCCCGATGAAATTGCCGGTCGTGAATTCCAAAAACTAATTTACGGGCAAACCAGCCCTTACGCTCGCACCAGCGAGTATGCCACCATCAATAAAATTACCCGCGACGATCTCGTTCAGTTTCACCGCCAATATTTCCATCCCAACAATATGATTTTGGGTATTGTCGGTGATTTTGACACCAAGCAAATGCAAGCGCTGGTCGAAAAACAGTTTGGCAATTGGCCGGCTAATCCACAACTGCAAGTGCCGGCGCTGCCGCCGGTGTCTCAGGCAAATAAAGGTGGCGTCTTTTTGGTGGATCAACCCCAACTGACTCAGAGTTATGTGCAGATGGGCCACTTAGGGGGGCAGCTCAACAGTCCCGACTATGCCGCCTTAAGTGTGCTCAACGATGTTCTCAATGGCTTTGGTGGCCGGCTGTTTAACCAAATTCGTTCCCGTCAAGGTTTGGCTTATACGGTTTATGGCTTTTGGAGTCCCCGTTATGATTACCCCGGCGTGTTTGTCGCTGCCGGTCAAACTCGCTCTGATGCCACAGTGCCATTCATTAAGGCAATTATGGGCGAACTTGAGCGCATCCGCACTGAGCCGGTGACTCCCGCAGAACTGGCTTATGCCAAGGAATCGACCCTCAATTCCTTTATTTTCAATTTTGCCGATCCTGTGCAGACTCTATCGCGCCTGATGCGATACGAGTATTATGGCTACCCAGAAGATTTTATCTTCCAATACCGGCGGGCTGTTGAAGCCACAACCATTGCAGATGTGCAGCGGGTTGCTCAAACTTACCTGAAGCCTGAAAACCTCGTGACTTTGGTGGTGGGAAATGCCGAGGCGATTCAACCGTCTCTGACAAGTTTAGGGAATGGGACGAAGGTGACAGGGATTGATATTACGATTCCCGAACCACAGAGTTAG
- a CDS encoding M16 family metallopeptidase, with protein sequence MSPIDPFESSRNRQPKSGWQRIIAIIVAMVLLWWGMPPAPAFARTPQTSTQAQSIQPYLDRVIERVNEFTLDNGMKFIVLERHQAPVVSFLTYADVGGANEPEGKTGVAHFLEHLAFKGTTRIGTQNYQAEKPLLDTLDQLAKQIRAAKAAGKEAEVTKLQAEFEKVEAQANSISKQNELGQIVEQAGGVGLNATTSTDATRYFYSFPSNKLELWMSLESERFLDPVFREFYKEKQVVIEERRLRTDNSPIGQMIEAFLDKAYQVHPYKRPVIGYLKDLQNLTREDVQQFYNTYYVPSNITIAIVGDVDSAEVQRLAQVYFGRYKAMPAPPDVELVEPAQTQTQEVTLQLQSQPWYLEGYHRPAMNHPDHVIYEMIGSLLSDGRTSRLYKSLVEEKQLALNAQGFSGFPGEKYPNLMLFYALTAPNHTVDEVAAALSEEIERLKTEPVSAEDLDRVKTQARASVLRSLDSNEGMAELLLEYEAKTGSWRNLFKELEAIAAITPADIQRVAQTTFRPENRTVGRLLPK encoded by the coding sequence ATGAGTCCAATCGATCCATTTGAGTCGTCTCGCAACCGGCAACCCAAGAGTGGGTGGCAGCGCATTATAGCCATAATTGTGGCAATGGTGCTGCTGTGGTGGGGGATGCCACCGGCACCGGCTTTCGCTCGTACCCCGCAAACTAGCACACAGGCTCAATCGATCCAGCCTTATTTAGATCGCGTAATTGAGCGGGTGAATGAATTTACGCTCGATAACGGGATGAAATTTATTGTCCTAGAAAGACATCAAGCGCCGGTGGTTTCCTTTCTCACCTACGCTGATGTCGGCGGTGCCAATGAGCCAGAAGGGAAAACCGGCGTTGCACACTTTTTAGAGCATTTAGCCTTTAAAGGCACAACCCGCATCGGCACACAAAACTACCAAGCGGAAAAGCCACTGCTTGATACGCTCGATCAATTAGCGAAGCAGATTCGAGCCGCAAAAGCAGCCGGTAAAGAAGCCGAAGTCACAAAACTTCAGGCAGAATTTGAGAAAGTCGAGGCGCAAGCTAATAGCATTAGCAAGCAAAATGAACTTGGTCAAATTGTGGAACAAGCCGGTGGCGTCGGACTCAATGCCACAACTTCCACAGATGCTACACGCTACTTCTACAGTTTCCCGTCCAATAAGCTAGAACTGTGGATGTCGCTAGAGTCGGAGCGATTTCTCGACCCCGTCTTTCGGGAATTTTATAAAGAAAAGCAAGTCGTTATCGAAGAACGGCGTCTGCGTACCGACAACTCGCCCATCGGGCAGATGATCGAAGCATTTCTCGATAAAGCTTACCAAGTACATCCCTACAAACGCCCCGTCATCGGCTACCTGAAAGACCTCCAAAACCTGACGCGCGAGGATGTTCAGCAGTTTTATAACACTTACTACGTCCCCAGCAATATCACGATTGCTATTGTGGGGGATGTCGATTCAGCCGAAGTGCAACGGCTAGCACAGGTTTATTTTGGTCGCTACAAAGCAATGCCGGCACCTCCCGATGTTGAGCTTGTGGAACCTGCCCAAACCCAAACCCAGGAAGTAACCTTGCAACTGCAATCTCAACCTTGGTATTTGGAAGGCTACCATCGGCCTGCCATGAATCACCCGGATCATGTCATTTATGAAATGATCGGCTCCTTGCTAAGCGATGGGCGCACCTCTCGACTTTATAAGTCCCTGGTCGAAGAAAAGCAGTTAGCGTTAAACGCGCAAGGTTTCAGTGGGTTTCCCGGTGAGAAGTACCCCAACTTAATGTTGTTTTACGCCCTAACCGCCCCAAATCACACAGTAGACGAAGTCGCAGCCGCATTGAGCGAAGAAATCGAGCGACTGAAAACCGAGCCGGTGTCTGCTGAAGACCTGGATCGCGTCAAAACTCAAGCCCGTGCTAGCGTGTTGCGATCACTCGATTCCAACGAAGGCATGGCTGAATTGCTGTTGGAATATGAGGCTAAAACCGGCTCGTGGCGCAACCTATTCAAAGAACTGGAAGCCATTGCCGCCATCACGCCGGCAGATATTCAGCGAGTCGCCCAAACCACCTTCCGGCCTGAAAACCGCACCGTTGGGCGTTTGCTGCCGAAATAG
- a CDS encoding TetR/AcrR family transcriptional regulator yields MRLFNRQPPSEAQTRTRILQSAQRLFANKGYEGTTTRDLAADAGVAEGTLFRHFSNKKAILVEVATQGWVDILTDLLTELSEMGSYKAVGQVMRRRMLHLRDNADMMRVCFLEAQFHPDLRERIQAEVIGKMTDVAEAFFQTAMDRGVYRQSNPRIVAQVFLGMFAVAGFSQSTLLEEDASPQALLEMAEVLADIFLNGVLNKGE; encoded by the coding sequence ATGCGCTTGTTTAACCGGCAACCTCCGTCCGAAGCTCAAACGCGCACCCGCATCTTGCAATCAGCGCAGCGGTTGTTCGCTAATAAAGGTTACGAGGGCACCACAACCCGCGATTTGGCTGCTGACGCGGGGGTGGCTGAAGGCACCTTATTTCGCCATTTTTCTAATAAAAAAGCGATTTTGGTAGAAGTTGCCACTCAGGGATGGGTAGATATTCTTACTGATTTGCTCACGGAATTGAGCGAAATGGGCAGTTATAAAGCCGTAGGACAGGTGATGCGCCGGCGAATGTTGCATCTGCGAGATAATGCGGACATGATGCGGGTGTGTTTTCTGGAGGCTCAGTTTCATCCAGATTTACGGGAGCGCATTCAAGCAGAAGTGATTGGTAAAATGACGGACGTTGCAGAAGCGTTTTTTCAAACTGCAATGGATCGGGGTGTTTACCGGCAGAGTAATCCCCGGATTGTCGCACAAGTTTTTCTGGGAATGTTTGCCGTTGCAGGATTTAGTCAAAGTACGCTCCTAGAGGAAGATGCTTCTCCTCAAGCTTTGTTAGAGATGGCAGAAGTTTTGGCTGATATTTTCCTCAATGGTGTTTTAAATAAGGGTGAATAG